The sequence TGATATTAACATACTCTATGTCTTTATCTTCACCTTCGCAAATCCTGATCTTGATGTGATCTTGATTATCTTCTACAAGATTGAACGATGCAGTAAATGATGCTGGTAGAGGACTGTTTTTAGGTATGATTACACAGTTTTCTTCTTTACCTGAGTCAACGTTATTTGCAATAGTTCCTAGAGCGTGTGAGTTAACGTCTATGATGTTTACACCTTTGATATTTTGATCAGATGTATCCGCACCCTTAAGTAGATGTGCTTGTATAGCTGCACCCATGGCAACGACTTCATCTGGATTTAGCTCGAATGATGGCTTCTTGCCCATGAACTCTTCGACCATCTCTCTAACAAGCTTCATTCTTGATGATCCCCCTACGAAGATGGTCTTGTCTATGTCGTCTTTAGTCATATCTGCATCTTCTAGTGTAAACATCATCATAGTAAGTGTCTTCTTGACATCTTCTTCTATAAGTGAGTTGAATAATTCAAGTGTTATCTCGATTTTATCTCTAACTCCGTCGCTGTTAATAATAATGTTTGTCTTTGCCTTTGATGAAAGCGCCTTCTTCGCCTCTTCAACTTTTTCGCGCAAATCTTCTATCGCATACACATCTTCAGATAAGTCAACGTTGTGCTTTTCTTCAACATAGTTTAAAACATATGCAAGAAGTGCATTGTCGAAGTCAAAGCCACCTAGTTCACGGTTACCGTTTGTAGCTATAACCCTAAAGTTACCATCTTTAAGCTCCATAATAACAACGTCAAAGGTACCTCCTCCAAGGTCGTATATCATGATGTTTTGGTTTTGTGAATTTTGATTGATACCATACGCAAGGGCTGCTGCGGTAGGCTCGTTGATAATCTTAAGAATCTTTAGTCCAGCCATGTTGCCGGCGTCTTGTGTAGCTTTTCTTTGAGCGTCAGTAAAGTAAGCAGGAACAGTAATAACCGCTTCAGTAACTTCTTCTCCCAGGAAATCTTCCGCACTCTTCTTCATTTTCTTAAGTATAATGGCAGAGAGCTCTTCTGGAGAGAACAGCTCATGGTTCTTGTCACTAAACTTGTATGAAGGCTCTCCCATATGCCTTTTTATATAGGAAACAGTATCCTCTGGGCTAATTAGGGCCTCCTCTTTAGCAGCGTTACCTACTACAACGCCCTCATCTTCAAAAAATATTACAGAAGGTGTTGTACGTCCTCCTTCACTGTTTGGTATTACCTCTGGCTTGCCATCTTGATTTACATAAGCAACGCACGAGTTTGTTGTACCTAAATCTATACCGATTTCCATTAAATGACCACCTTTCAAAACAATTAATCTCACTAT comes from Fenollaria sporofastidiosus and encodes:
- a CDS encoding Hsp70 family protein, with product MEIGIDLGTTNSCVAYVNQDGKPEVIPNSEGGRTTPSVIFFEDEGVVVGNAAKEEALISPEDTVSYIKRHMGEPSYKFSDKNHELFSPEELSAIILKKMKKSAEDFLGEEVTEAVITVPAYFTDAQRKATQDAGNMAGLKILKIINEPTAAALAYGINQNSQNQNIMIYDLGGGTFDVVIMELKDGNFRVIATNGNRELGGFDFDNALLAYVLNYVEEKHNVDLSEDVYAIEDLREKVEEAKKALSSKAKTNIIINSDGVRDKIEITLELFNSLIEEDVKKTLTMMMFTLEDADMTKDDIDKTIFVGGSSRMKLVREMVEEFMGKKPSFELNPDEVVAMGAAIQAHLLKGADTSDQNIKGVNIIDVNSHALGTIANNVDSGKEENCVIIPKNSPLPASFTASFNLVEDNQDHIKIRICEGEDKDIEYVNIIGETDVQLPQAQRSAGAGIEITFSYDVNGIICVDVLDVTTGIKWRVEELERKANLSKQEVMEKANKINNLNIE